The following proteins come from a genomic window of Thermodesulfobacteriota bacterium:
- a CDS encoding glutamine--tRNA ligase/YqeY domain fusion protein, producing MSERELSPAANFIAQIVAGDVAAGKNGGRVVTRFPPEPNGYLHIGHAKSICLNFGLAQAFGGRCHLRFDDTNPTKEEQEYVESIQEDVAWLGFSWGEHRYFASDYFEELYRYAVLLIEAGKAYVCSLSADEIREFRGTLTEPGRESPYRNRSVAESLDLFTRMRAGAFPTGSHVLRAKIDMASGNLNMRDPVIYRILHASHHRTGDAWCIYPMYDFAHCLSDAIEGITHSICTLEFEDHRPLYDWILDQLPVPCHPQQIEFARLNLTYTVMSKRKLLRLVGDGHVAGWDDPRLPTISGLRRRGYPPAAIRAFCERIGVAKKDSMVDLALLEHCVREELNRTAPRAMAVLRPVRVVIENYPEGQVEELAAVNNPEDPAAGSRTVPFSRTLYLEAEDFMEEPPKDFFRLAPGREVRLRWAYFIRCVGVVKDPATGAVVELRCTYDPETRGGNAPDGRKVKATLHWVSADQAVPAQVRLYDTLCRVENPAAAGDGTDFTSLVNPRSLEVLDGCRVEPSLAAAVPGSRWQFERLGYFCADRRDSRPGALVFNRTVTLRDPWAKIQKKGRTAE from the coding sequence ATGAGCGAGCGCGAGCTGTCCCCGGCGGCCAATTTCATCGCCCAGATCGTGGCCGGCGACGTGGCGGCAGGCAAAAACGGCGGCCGGGTGGTCACCCGCTTCCCGCCGGAGCCCAACGGCTATCTGCACATCGGCCACGCCAAGTCCATCTGCCTCAACTTCGGCCTGGCCCAGGCCTTCGGCGGCCGCTGCCATCTGCGGTTCGACGACACCAACCCCACCAAGGAGGAGCAGGAGTACGTGGAGTCCATCCAGGAGGACGTGGCCTGGCTGGGCTTCTCCTGGGGCGAGCATCGCTATTTCGCCTCGGACTACTTCGAGGAGCTGTACCGCTACGCCGTGCTCCTCATCGAGGCCGGCAAGGCCTACGTCTGCTCACTTTCCGCCGACGAGATCCGGGAATTCCGGGGCACCCTCACCGAGCCGGGCCGGGAGAGCCCCTACCGGAACCGCTCCGTGGCCGAGAGCCTGGACCTTTTTACCCGGATGCGGGCCGGTGCGTTTCCCACCGGCAGCCATGTGCTGCGGGCCAAGATCGACATGGCCTCCGGCAACCTCAACATGCGGGATCCGGTCATCTACCGGATCCTGCACGCCAGCCACCACCGCACCGGCGATGCCTGGTGCATCTACCCCATGTACGACTTCGCCCACTGTCTGTCCGACGCCATCGAGGGCATCACCCATTCCATCTGCACCCTGGAATTCGAAGATCACCGGCCGCTCTACGACTGGATTCTGGACCAGCTGCCCGTGCCGTGCCATCCCCAGCAGATCGAGTTTGCCCGCCTGAACCTGACCTATACGGTGATGAGCAAAAGAAAGCTCCTGCGTCTGGTCGGCGACGGCCATGTGGCCGGCTGGGACGATCCCCGGCTGCCCACCATCTCCGGGCTGCGGCGGCGGGGCTATCCGCCGGCGGCCATCCGCGCCTTTTGCGAGCGGATCGGCGTGGCGAAGAAGGACTCCATGGTCGATCTGGCCCTCCTGGAGCACTGCGTCCGGGAGGAGCTCAACCGCACCGCCCCCCGGGCGATGGCGGTCTTAAGGCCGGTCAGGGTCGTCATCGAGAACTATCCGGAGGGCCAGGTGGAGGAACTGGCAGCGGTCAACAACCCGGAGGATCCGGCGGCCGGCAGCCGCACGGTGCCCTTCTCCCGCACCCTCTACCTGGAGGCCGAGGACTTCATGGAGGAGCCGCCCAAGGATTTCTTCCGTCTCGCCCCGGGCCGGGAGGTGCGGCTGCGCTGGGCCTACTTCATCCGTTGTGTGGGCGTGGTCAAGGATCCGGCGACCGGGGCGGTGGTGGAGCTGCGCTGCACCTATGACCCGGAGACCCGGGGGGGCAATGCCCCGGATGGCCGCAAGGTGAAGGCCACCCTGCACTGGGTGTCGGCGGATCAGGCGGTGCCGGCGCAGGTACGGCTCTACGACACCCTGTGCCGGGTCGAGAATCCGGCCGCCGCCGGCGACGGCACCGACTTCACCAGCCTGGTCAACCCCCGCTCCCTGGAGGTCCTGGACGGCTGCCGGGTGGAGCCCAGCCTGGCCGCCGCAGTCCCGGGCAGCCGCTGGCAGTTCGAGCGCCTGGGCTATTTTTGCGCCGACCGCCGGGACAGCCGGCCGGGTGCCCTGGTCTTCAACCGCACGGTCACCCTGCGGGATCCCTGGGCGAAGATCCAGAAGAAGGGAAGAACCGCAGAATAA
- a CDS encoding ATP-binding protein gives MAASPTSPVSQAPGSRHPRRLAGRLLRQILLASLALTSALSAVHVAMDIRAGIRRVQEHLEEIRLVHAPAMSTSLWLSNRQLLQAQMEGLLASPHLRYLELTGDSDAAVLAVGSRPAGRVLRREYPLSYPYRDHVVPLGRLVVEADLEEVVHLSLTRALEIAASNGVLVLCVATLVFVLHHRLVGRHLEELAGQARQTGVASLSRPLTLRRPGAPSEPDELDALLEAVNAMRQETSAEILRRTAVQGALAASQECLLTVLNSLEALVYVADMQDHRLLFANRYLQARFGEPAGRRCWEVLQAGQSGPCPFCTNDRLLDSEGRPAGVLRWEVRNSVNGRWYDAQDRVIPWLDGRLVRLEIAYDITERKEAEAALQRSHAELEVMVQERTEALETTCRQLLHAEKLAAVGRLAASFAHEFNNPLQGVMGVIRGIQRRAVLEPEDAELVAMALKECERMRKLVQDVQDFHRPSSGRLALVSLPPLLEGLLGLYRADLKRHGIQVACDVPADLPAVPAVADQLQQVFLNLLNNAVDACEGNGRIAIRAETRGAFVAVTFTDNGRGIRSEDQHRIFEPFFSTKPAVKGTGLGLSVSYGIIQRHGGRIEVESTPGQGATFTVLLPREGRMSNIEQGISNLEGTGS, from the coding sequence ATGGCAGCGAGCCCCACCAGTCCCGTGAGCCAGGCCCCTGGCAGCCGCCACCCCCGCCGTCTGGCCGGCCGCCTCCTCCGGCAGATCCTCCTGGCCAGCCTGGCTCTCACCTCTGCCCTGTCCGCCGTGCACGTGGCCATGGATATCCGGGCCGGCATCCGCCGGGTGCAGGAGCATCTGGAAGAAATCCGCCTGGTGCACGCCCCGGCCATGAGCACCTCCCTGTGGCTGTCCAACCGGCAGCTCCTGCAGGCCCAGATGGAGGGCCTCCTGGCCAGTCCCCATCTGCGCTATCTGGAGCTGACCGGCGACTCGGACGCGGCCGTCCTGGCGGTGGGCTCGCGCCCCGCCGGCCGGGTCCTGCGCCGGGAATATCCCCTCTCCTACCCGTACCGGGACCACGTGGTGCCCCTGGGCCGTCTGGTGGTGGAGGCGGATCTGGAAGAGGTGGTGCACCTGTCCCTGACCCGGGCCCTGGAGATCGCCGCCAGCAACGGGGTTCTGGTCCTGTGCGTGGCGACCCTGGTCTTTGTCCTCCACCACCGCCTGGTGGGGCGACACCTGGAGGAGCTGGCCGGCCAGGCCCGGCAGACCGGGGTGGCCAGTCTGTCCCGGCCGTTGACCCTGCGGCGGCCAGGCGCGCCTTCCGAGCCCGACGAGCTGGATGCGCTCCTGGAGGCCGTCAACGCCATGCGCCAGGAGACCAGCGCCGAGATCCTCCGCCGGACCGCCGTGCAAGGCGCCCTGGCCGCCTCCCAGGAATGTCTGCTCACCGTCCTCAACAGCCTGGAGGCACTCGTTTACGTGGCGGACATGCAGGATCATCGGCTGCTCTTCGCCAACCGGTACCTGCAGGCCCGGTTCGGCGAACCGGCCGGACGCCGCTGCTGGGAGGTCCTGCAGGCCGGCCAAAGCGGCCCCTGCCCGTTCTGCACCAACGACCGCCTGCTGGACAGCGAAGGCCGGCCGGCCGGGGTCCTGCGCTGGGAGGTCAGGAATTCCGTCAACGGCCGCTGGTATGACGCCCAGGACCGGGTCATCCCCTGGCTGGACGGCCGGCTGGTACGCCTGGAGATCGCCTACGACATCACGGAGCGCAAGGAGGCGGAGGCCGCCCTGCAGCGCTCCCACGCCGAGCTGGAGGTCATGGTCCAGGAGCGGACCGAGGCCCTGGAGACCACCTGCCGCCAGCTCCTCCATGCCGAGAAGCTGGCCGCGGTGGGCCGGCTCGCCGCCTCCTTCGCCCACGAGTTCAACAATCCGCTCCAGGGGGTGATGGGGGTGATCCGGGGCATCCAGCGGCGGGCGGTGCTGGAGCCGGAGGACGCCGAGCTGGTGGCCATGGCCCTCAAGGAGTGCGAGCGGATGCGCAAGCTCGTGCAAGACGTCCAGGACTTCCACCGCCCCAGCTCGGGGCGTCTGGCCCTGGTCTCCCTGCCGCCGCTCCTGGAAGGGCTTCTGGGCCTGTACCGGGCGGATCTCAAGCGGCACGGCATCCAGGTGGCGTGCGACGTCCCTGCCGATCTGCCGGCCGTGCCGGCGGTAGCCGATCAGCTGCAGCAGGTCTTCCTCAACCTCCTCAACAACGCGGTGGATGCCTGCGAGGGGAATGGTCGGATCGCCATCCGGGCCGAGACCCGGGGGGCGTTTGTGGCAGTCACCTTCACCGACAACGGCCGGGGCATAAGGAGCGAGGACCAGCACCGGATCTTCGAGCCGTTCTTCTCCACCAAGCCGGCGGTGAAAGGCACCGGCCTGGGCCTGTCGGTGAGCTACGGCATCATCCAACGCCACGGCGGCCGCATCGAGGTGGAATCAACGCCTGGCCAGGGCGCCACCTTCACCGTGCTGCTGCCCCGGGAGGGACGAATGTCGAATATCGAACAAGGAATTTCGAATCTCGAAGGGACCGGTAGTTGA
- the groES gene encoding co-chaperone GroES, which produces MKLKPLNDRVVVSRVEKEEKTAAGIIIPDSAKEKPQEGKVIAVGPGSRDEAGRHMALDVKEGDRILFSKYAGTEVKIEGEELLIMRESDILAVLD; this is translated from the coding sequence ATGAAGCTGAAACCGTTGAACGACCGCGTCGTGGTGTCCCGGGTAGAGAAGGAGGAGAAGACCGCCGCCGGCATCATCATCCCGGACAGCGCCAAGGAGAAGCCCCAGGAGGGCAAGGTCATCGCCGTCGGACCCGGCAGCCGGGACGAAGCCGGCAGGCACATGGCCCTGGACGTCAAGGAGGGGGATCGGATCCTCTTCTCCAAGTACGCCGGCACCGAGGTGAAGATCGAGGGCGAGGAGCTCTTGATCATGCGGGAGAGCGACATCCTGGCGGTTCTGGACTGA
- the groL gene encoding chaperonin GroEL (60 kDa chaperone family; promotes refolding of misfolded polypeptides especially under stressful conditions; forms two stacked rings of heptamers to form a barrel-shaped 14mer; ends can be capped by GroES; misfolded proteins enter the barrel where they are refolded when GroES binds) has protein sequence MAAKMIAYSAEAREHILKGVNVLADAVKVTLGPRGRNVIMERSFGAPVITKDGVTVAKEISLKGRFENMGAQMVREVAQKTNDVAGDGTTTATVLAQSIYSEGQKLVASRVNPMDLKRGIDAGVAAVVEELKAISKPIQDKTEIVQVGTISANGEETIGQLIADAMDKVGKEGVITVEEAKAMETTLEVVEGMQFDRGYISPYFVTDAEKLEAVLEDPYLLLCEKKVSGMKDLLPLLEEIARSGRPLVIIAEDVEGEALATLIVNRLRGTLKAAAVKAPGFGDRRKAMLEDIAILTGGTVISEDLGIKLENVRTNDLGTAKKVRIDKDNTTIVEGAGARDKIEARVKLIRRQIDETTSDYDREKLQERLAKLAGGVAVVKVGAASETEMKEKKARVEDALNSTRAAVEEGVVPGGGVALVRCLAALDRLAAAGEQRYGLDILRKALTSPLRLIAANAGYEGSVVLNKVVEGSADFGFNAATGEYQNLSTAGIVDPTKVVRSALQNAASVAGLLLTTEAVVAEQPKKEKKGAPAAEDMDDDY, from the coding sequence ATGGCAGCCAAGATGATTGCTTACAGTGCCGAGGCCCGGGAGCACATCCTCAAAGGGGTCAACGTCCTGGCCGACGCGGTGAAGGTCACCCTGGGTCCCCGGGGCCGCAACGTCATCATGGAGCGCTCCTTTGGCGCGCCGGTGATCACCAAGGATGGCGTCACGGTGGCCAAGGAGATCAGCCTCAAGGGCAGGTTCGAGAACATGGGCGCCCAGATGGTGCGGGAGGTGGCCCAGAAGACCAACGATGTGGCCGGCGACGGCACCACCACCGCCACGGTCCTCGCCCAGTCCATCTACAGCGAGGGCCAGAAGCTGGTGGCCTCCCGGGTCAACCCCATGGATCTCAAGCGGGGCATCGACGCCGGGGTGGCGGCGGTGGTGGAGGAGCTGAAGGCCATCTCCAAGCCCATCCAGGACAAGACCGAGATCGTCCAGGTGGGCACCATCTCCGCCAACGGCGAGGAGACCATCGGCCAGCTCATCGCCGACGCCATGGACAAGGTCGGCAAGGAAGGGGTGATCACGGTCGAGGAGGCCAAGGCCATGGAGACGACCCTGGAGGTCGTCGAGGGCATGCAGTTCGACCGGGGCTACATCTCGCCCTACTTCGTCACCGATGCCGAGAAGCTGGAGGCGGTGCTGGAGGATCCCTACCTCCTGCTCTGCGAGAAGAAGGTGAGCGGCATGAAGGATCTCCTGCCTCTCCTGGAGGAGATCGCCCGCTCCGGCCGGCCCCTGGTGATCATCGCCGAGGATGTGGAAGGCGAGGCCCTGGCCACCCTGATCGTCAACCGGCTGCGGGGCACCCTCAAGGCCGCCGCTGTCAAGGCCCCGGGCTTCGGAGACCGGCGCAAGGCGATGCTGGAGGATATCGCCATCCTCACCGGCGGCACGGTGATCAGCGAGGACCTGGGCATCAAGCTGGAGAACGTCCGCACAAACGACCTGGGCACGGCCAAGAAGGTGCGCATCGACAAGGACAACACCACCATCGTCGAGGGTGCCGGCGCCCGGGACAAGATCGAGGCCCGGGTGAAGCTGATCCGCCGCCAGATCGATGAGACCACCTCCGACTACGACCGGGAGAAGCTCCAGGAGCGCCTGGCCAAGCTGGCCGGCGGCGTGGCGGTGGTCAAGGTGGGCGCCGCCTCGGAGACCGAGATGAAGGAGAAGAAGGCCCGGGTGGAGGATGCGCTCAATTCCACCCGCGCGGCGGTCGAAGAGGGGGTGGTGCCCGGCGGCGGCGTCGCCCTGGTCCGGTGCCTGGCGGCCCTGGACCGCCTGGCGGCGGCCGGCGAGCAGCGCTACGGCCTGGACATCCTCCGTAAGGCCCTGACCTCCCCCTTGCGGCTGATCGCCGCCAACGCCGGCTACGAGGGCTCGGTGGTGCTGAACAAGGTCGTGGAGGGCAGCGCCGACTTCGGCTTCAACGCCGCCACCGGCGAGTACCAGAATCTCTCGACCGCCGGCATCGTTGACCCCACCAAGGTGGTGCGCTCCGCCCTGCAGAATGCCGCCTCGGTGGCCGGCCTCCTGCTCACCACCGAGGCGGTGGTGGCCGAGCAGCCCAAGAAGGAGAAGAAGGGCGCTCCGGCAGCGGAGGACATGGACGACGACTACTAG